In Cervus elaphus chromosome 7, mCerEla1.1, whole genome shotgun sequence, the following proteins share a genomic window:
- the LOC122697341 gene encoding BOLA class I histocompatibility antigen, alpha chain BL3-7 isoform X30, whose amino-acid sequence MRVLGPGTLLLLLSGILVLTETLAGPHSLRYFYTAVSRPGLGEPRFISVGYVDDTQFVRFDSDAPNPRMEPRARWVEQEGPEYWDEETRVSKDKAQIFREGLNTLRGYYNQSEAGSHTLQRMSGCEVGPDGRLLRGYRQDAYDGRDYIALNEDLRSWTAADTAAQITKRKWEAAGVAESRRNYVESECVEWLHRHLQNGKDTLLRADPPKAHVTYHPISDREVTLRCWALGFYPEEISLIWQHNGEDQTQDMELVETRPSGDGTFQKWAALVVPSGEEQRYTCRVQHKGLQEHLTLRWEPPQTSFLTMGIIVGLVLLVVAVVTGAVIWRKKRSGERGRIYTQASSSDSAQSSDVSLTVPKV is encoded by the exons ATGCGAGTCTTGGGGCCGGGAACGCTTCTCCTGCTCCTTTCGGGGATCCTGGTCCTGACCGAGACCCTGGCTG gcccccaCTCCCTGAGGTATTTCTACACCGCCGTGTCCCGGCCCGGCCTCGGGGAGCCCCGCTTCATCTCTGTCGGCTACGTGGACGACACGCAGTTCGTGCGGTTCGACAGCGACGCCCCGAATCCGAGGATGGAGCCGCGGGCGCGGTGGGTGGAGCAGGAGGGGCCCGAGTATTGGGATGAGGAGACGCGAGTCTCCAAGGACAAAGCACAGATTTTCCGAGAGGGCCTGAACACCCTGCGCGGCTACTACAACCAGAGCGAGGCCG GGTCTCACACCCTCCAGCGGATGTCGGGCTGCGAAGTGGGGCCGGATGGGCGTCTCCTCCGCGGGTACAGGCAGGACGCCTACGACGGCAGAGATTACATCGCCCTGAACGAGGACCTGCGCTCCTGGACCGCGGCGGACACGGCGGCTCAGATCACCAAGCGCAAGTGGGAGGCGGCAGGTGTTGCGGAGAGCCGCAGGAACTACGTGGAGAGCGAGTGCGTGGAGTGGCTCCACAGACACCTGCAGAACGGGAAGGACACGCTGCTGCGCGCAG ACCCTCCAAAGGCACATGTGACCTATCACCCCATCTCTGACCGTGAGGTCACCCTGAGGTGCTGGGCTCTGGGCTTCTACCCTGAGGAGATCTCACTGATCTGGCAGCACAATGGGGAGGACCAGACCCAGGACATGGAGCTTGTGGAGACTAGGCCTTCAGGGGATGGAACCTTCCAGAAGTGGGCGGCCCTGGTGGTGCCTTCTGGAGAGGAGCAGAGATACACATGCCGTGTGCAGCACAAGGGGCTTCAGGAGCACCTCACACTAAGATGGG aaCCTCCTCAGACCTCCTTCCTCACCATGGGCATCATTGTTGGCCTGGTTCTCCTCGTGGTGGCTGTGGTGACTGGAGCTGTGATCTGGAGGAAAAAACGCTCAg GTGAAAGAGGACGGATCTACACCCAGGCTTCAA GCAGTGACAGTGCCCAGAGCTCTGATGTGTCTCTCACGGTTCCTAAAG TGTGA
- the LOC122697341 gene encoding BOLA class I histocompatibility antigen, alpha chain BL3-7 isoform X34: protein MRVLGPGTLLLLLSGILVLTETLAGPHSLRYFYTAVSRPGLGEPRFISVGYVDDTQFVRFDSDAPNPRMEPRARWVEQEGPEYWDEETRVSKDKAQIFREGLNTLRGYYNQSEAGSHTLQRMSGCEVGPDGRLLRGYRQDAYDGRDYIALNEDLRSWTAADTAAQITKRKWEAAGVAESRRNYVESECVEWLHRHLQNGKDTLLRADPPKAHVTYHPISDREVTLRCWALGFYPEEISLIWQHNGEDQTQDMELVETRPSGDGTFQKWAALVVPSGEEQRYTCRVQHKGLQEHLTLRWEPPQTSFLTMGIIVGLVLLVVAVVTGAVIWRKKRSGERGRIYTQASSSDSAQGSDVSLTVPKV, encoded by the exons ATGCGAGTCTTGGGGCCGGGAACGCTTCTCCTGCTCCTTTCGGGGATCCTGGTCCTGACCGAGACCCTGGCTG gcccccaCTCCCTGAGGTATTTCTACACCGCCGTGTCCCGGCCCGGCCTCGGGGAGCCCCGCTTCATCTCTGTCGGCTACGTGGACGACACGCAGTTCGTGCGGTTCGACAGCGACGCCCCGAATCCGAGGATGGAGCCGCGGGCGCGGTGGGTGGAGCAGGAGGGGCCCGAGTATTGGGATGAGGAGACGCGAGTCTCCAAGGACAAAGCACAGATTTTCCGAGAGGGCCTGAACACCCTGCGCGGCTACTACAACCAGAGCGAGGCCG GGTCTCACACCCTCCAGCGGATGTCGGGCTGCGAAGTGGGGCCGGATGGGCGTCTCCTCCGCGGGTACAGGCAGGACGCCTACGACGGCAGAGATTACATCGCCCTGAACGAGGACCTGCGCTCCTGGACCGCGGCGGACACGGCGGCTCAGATCACCAAGCGCAAGTGGGAGGCGGCAGGTGTTGCGGAGAGCCGCAGGAACTACGTGGAGAGCGAGTGCGTGGAGTGGCTCCACAGACACCTGCAGAACGGGAAGGACACGCTGCTGCGCGCAG ACCCTCCAAAGGCACATGTGACCTATCACCCCATCTCTGACCGTGAGGTCACCCTGAGGTGCTGGGCTCTGGGCTTCTACCCTGAGGAGATCTCACTGATCTGGCAGCACAATGGGGAGGACCAGACCCAGGACATGGAGCTTGTGGAGACTAGGCCTTCAGGGGATGGAACCTTCCAGAAGTGGGCGGCCCTGGTGGTGCCTTCTGGAGAGGAGCAGAGATACACATGCCGTGTGCAGCACAAGGGGCTTCAGGAGCACCTCACACTAAGATGGG aaCCTCCTCAGACCTCCTTCCTCACCATGGGCATCATTGTTGGCCTGGTTCTCCTCGTGGTGGCTGTGGTGACTGGAGCTGTGATCTGGAGGAAAAAACGCTCAg GTGAAAGAGGACGGATCTACACCCAGGCTTCAA
- the LOC122697341 gene encoding BOLA class I histocompatibility antigen, alpha chain BL3-7 isoform X8, with amino-acid sequence MRVLGPGTLLLLLSGILVLTETLAGPHSLRYFYTAVSRPGLGEPRFISVGYVDDTQFVRFDSDAPNPRMEPRARWVEQEGPEYWDEETRVSKDKAQIFREGLNTLRGYYNQSEAGSHTLQRMSGCEVGPDGRLLRGYRQDAYDGRDYIALNEDLRSWTAADTAAQITKRKWEAAGVAESRRNYVESECVEWLHRHLQNGKDTLLRADPPKAHVTYHPISDREVTLRCWALGFYPEEISLIWQHNGEDQTQDMELVETRPSGDGTFQKWAALVVPSGEEQRYTCRVQHKGLQEHLTLRWEPPQTSFLTMGIIVGLVLLVVAVVTGAVIWRKKRSGERGRIYTQASSSDSAQSSDVSLTVPKGETLESLDWKGDWGRRDTLGGRDL; translated from the exons ATGCGAGTCTTGGGGCCGGGAACGCTTCTCCTGCTCCTTTCGGGGATCCTGGTCCTGACCGAGACCCTGGCTG gcccccaCTCCCTGAGGTATTTCTACACCGCCGTGTCCCGGCCCGGCCTCGGGGAGCCCCGCTTCATCTCTGTCGGCTACGTGGACGACACGCAGTTCGTGCGGTTCGACAGCGACGCCCCGAATCCGAGGATGGAGCCGCGGGCGCGGTGGGTGGAGCAGGAGGGGCCCGAGTATTGGGATGAGGAGACGCGAGTCTCCAAGGACAAAGCACAGATTTTCCGAGAGGGCCTGAACACCCTGCGCGGCTACTACAACCAGAGCGAGGCCG GGTCTCACACCCTCCAGCGGATGTCGGGCTGCGAAGTGGGGCCGGATGGGCGTCTCCTCCGCGGGTACAGGCAGGACGCCTACGACGGCAGAGATTACATCGCCCTGAACGAGGACCTGCGCTCCTGGACCGCGGCGGACACGGCGGCTCAGATCACCAAGCGCAAGTGGGAGGCGGCAGGTGTTGCGGAGAGCCGCAGGAACTACGTGGAGAGCGAGTGCGTGGAGTGGCTCCACAGACACCTGCAGAACGGGAAGGACACGCTGCTGCGCGCAG ACCCTCCAAAGGCACATGTGACCTATCACCCCATCTCTGACCGTGAGGTCACCCTGAGGTGCTGGGCTCTGGGCTTCTACCCTGAGGAGATCTCACTGATCTGGCAGCACAATGGGGAGGACCAGACCCAGGACATGGAGCTTGTGGAGACTAGGCCTTCAGGGGATGGAACCTTCCAGAAGTGGGCGGCCCTGGTGGTGCCTTCTGGAGAGGAGCAGAGATACACATGCCGTGTGCAGCACAAGGGGCTTCAGGAGCACCTCACACTAAGATGGG aaCCTCCTCAGACCTCCTTCCTCACCATGGGCATCATTGTTGGCCTGGTTCTCCTCGTGGTGGCTGTGGTGACTGGAGCTGTGATCTGGAGGAAAAAACGCTCAg GTGAAAGAGGACGGATCTACACCCAGGCTTCAA GCAGTGACAGTGCCCAGAGCTCTGATGTGTCTCTCACGGTTCCTAAAGGTGAGACCCTGGAGAGTCTAGATTGGAAGGGAGATTGGGGCAGAAGGGACACACTGGGTGGCAGGGATCTTTGA
- the LOC122697341 gene encoding BOLA class I histocompatibility antigen, alpha chain BL3-7 isoform X35 → MRVLGPGTLLLLLSGILVLTETLAGPHSLRYFYTAVSRPGLGEPRFISVGYVDDTQFVRFDSDAPNPRMEPRARWVEQEGPEYWDEETRVSKDKAQIFREGLNTLRGYYNQSEAGSHTLQRMSGCEVGPDGRLLRGYRQDAYDGRDYIALNEDLRSWTAADTAAQITKRKWEAAGVAESRRNYVESECVEWLHRHLQNGKDTLLRADPPKAHVTYHPISDREVTLRCWALGFYPEEISLIWQHNGEDQTQDMELVETRPSGDGTFQKWAALVVPSGEEQRYTCRVQHKGLQEHLTLRWEPPQTSFLTMGIIVGLVLLVVAVVTGAVIWRKKRSGERGRIYTQASSSDSAQSSDVSLTVPKV, encoded by the exons ATGCGAGTCTTGGGGCCGGGAACGCTTCTCCTGCTCCTTTCGGGGATCCTGGTCCTGACCGAGACCCTGGCTG gcccccaCTCCCTGAGGTATTTCTACACCGCCGTGTCCCGGCCCGGCCTCGGGGAGCCCCGCTTCATCTCTGTCGGCTACGTGGACGACACGCAGTTCGTGCGGTTCGACAGCGACGCCCCGAATCCGAGGATGGAGCCGCGGGCGCGGTGGGTGGAGCAGGAGGGGCCCGAGTATTGGGATGAGGAGACGCGAGTCTCCAAGGACAAAGCACAGATTTTCCGAGAGGGCCTGAACACCCTGCGCGGCTACTACAACCAGAGCGAGGCCG GGTCTCACACCCTCCAGCGGATGTCGGGCTGCGAAGTGGGGCCGGATGGGCGTCTCCTCCGCGGGTACAGGCAGGACGCCTACGACGGCAGAGATTACATCGCCCTGAACGAGGACCTGCGCTCCTGGACCGCGGCGGACACGGCGGCTCAGATCACCAAGCGCAAGTGGGAGGCGGCAGGTGTTGCGGAGAGCCGCAGGAACTACGTGGAGAGCGAGTGCGTGGAGTGGCTCCACAGACACCTGCAGAACGGGAAGGACACGCTGCTGCGCGCAG ACCCTCCAAAGGCACATGTGACCTATCACCCCATCTCTGACCGTGAGGTCACCCTGAGGTGCTGGGCTCTGGGCTTCTACCCTGAGGAGATCTCACTGATCTGGCAGCACAATGGGGAGGACCAGACCCAGGACATGGAGCTTGTGGAGACTAGGCCTTCAGGGGATGGAACCTTCCAGAAGTGGGCGGCCCTGGTGGTGCCTTCTGGAGAGGAGCAGAGATACACATGCCGTGTGCAGCACAAGGGGCTTCAGGAGCACCTCACACTAAGATGGG aaCCTCCTCAGACCTCCTTCCTCACCATGGGCATCATTGTTGGCCTGGTTCTCCTCGTGGTGGCTGTGGTGACTGGAGCTGTGATCTGGAGGAAAAAACGCTCAg GTGAAAGAGGACGGATCTACACCCAGGCTTCAA GCAGTGACAGTGCCCAGAGCTCTGATGTGTCTCTCACGGTTCCTAAAG
- the LOC122697341 gene encoding BOLA class I histocompatibility antigen, alpha chain BL3-7 isoform X36, translating to MRVLGPGTLLLLLSGILVLTETLAGPHSLRYFYTAVSRPGLGEPRFISVGYVDDTQFVRFDSDAPNPRMEPRARWVEQEGPEYWDEETRVSKDKAQIFREGLNTLRGYYNQSEAGSHTLQRMSGCEVGPDGRLLRGYRQDAYDGRDYIALNEDLRSWTAADTAAQITKRKWEAAGVAESRRNYVESECVEWLHRHLQNGKDTLLRADPPKAHVTYHPISDREVTLRCWALGFYPEEISLIWQHNGEDQTQDMELVETRPSGDGTFQKWAALVVPSGEEQRYTCRVQHKGLQEHLTLRWEPPQTSFLTMGIIVGLVLLVVAVVTGAVIWRKKRSGEKGWIYAQAASSDSAQGSDVSLTVPKV from the exons ATGCGAGTCTTGGGGCCGGGAACGCTTCTCCTGCTCCTTTCGGGGATCCTGGTCCTGACCGAGACCCTGGCTG gcccccaCTCCCTGAGGTATTTCTACACCGCCGTGTCCCGGCCCGGCCTCGGGGAGCCCCGCTTCATCTCTGTCGGCTACGTGGACGACACGCAGTTCGTGCGGTTCGACAGCGACGCCCCGAATCCGAGGATGGAGCCGCGGGCGCGGTGGGTGGAGCAGGAGGGGCCCGAGTATTGGGATGAGGAGACGCGAGTCTCCAAGGACAAAGCACAGATTTTCCGAGAGGGCCTGAACACCCTGCGCGGCTACTACAACCAGAGCGAGGCCG GGTCTCACACCCTCCAGCGGATGTCGGGCTGCGAAGTGGGGCCGGATGGGCGTCTCCTCCGCGGGTACAGGCAGGACGCCTACGACGGCAGAGATTACATCGCCCTGAACGAGGACCTGCGCTCCTGGACCGCGGCGGACACGGCGGCTCAGATCACCAAGCGCAAGTGGGAGGCGGCAGGTGTTGCGGAGAGCCGCAGGAACTACGTGGAGAGCGAGTGCGTGGAGTGGCTCCACAGACACCTGCAGAACGGGAAGGACACGCTGCTGCGCGCAG ACCCTCCAAAGGCACATGTGACCTATCACCCCATCTCTGACCGTGAGGTCACCCTGAGGTGCTGGGCTCTGGGCTTCTACCCTGAGGAGATCTCACTGATCTGGCAGCACAATGGGGAGGACCAGACCCAGGACATGGAGCTTGTGGAGACTAGGCCTTCAGGGGATGGAACCTTCCAGAAGTGGGCGGCCCTGGTGGTGCCTTCTGGAGAGGAGCAGAGATACACATGCCGTGTGCAGCACAAGGGGCTTCAGGAGCACCTCACACTAAGATGGG aaCCTCCTCAGACCTCCTTCCTCACCATGGGCATCATTGTTGGCCTGGTTCTCCTCGTGGTGGCTGTGGTGACTGGAGCTGTGATCTGGAGGAAAAAACGCTCAg